The Oleiphilus messinensis DNA segment TTTCGATTACTTTTACTCCGCAATTTCAGCCATGCTCTATCGTCCATTGAACCCAAGCTCCCCCCCGCCAACAGTAGCACCTACTCGCAGTGATATTTGCCCTTTGAACTTCAATTTACGAATGTTGTGTGTTAATTAGCAAAAATTATTTGTTGGTGCACAAATTAAAGCCGATGGCGAGCTTTCATACTTCACTCATTAAAATCATTATCACGGCAAAGCCCGCCAGCGCTTGAGTGACCGTCGAAAGTTGCTGACGTCGTAAAAGTTCAGTTTTTCTGCTATTTGCTCATCACTGAGTAGACCTTCTTTTTGCAACAATAAGGTTTCGGAACACCGAACTTCATCTACCAGGCGCTGGTAGTGTGTATGATGAAGTTTTAGCTTACGTTTGAATGTCGCGTCGCTCATTTCCAGTGCGTTCGCCATGTCGCTCAATTTGGGCATGTCCCTCAGGTTTGCCCTTAATCGGCCTCGTACAATGTCGAGCAGGGATAAAGATATTGTCTGCTCCTCGTATTCAGCACACTTTTGACTGACCACTTGATACACCGTGTTGGAAGCCCGCGCCATTTGCCGAGCGAGATCTCCAGTCTGAATACTTAATCTGTATTGCGGAGATTCATAGTGGACGTCTACGCCCCAGTGATCAAACATACAGGGTTGTCGTATGTTTCGGGGATGGCAGACCTCGAGTGTCCAGTTCAAAGGCTTAGGCTGAAGCCAATTGATGCACGAAACGATTGCACTGGCCATCAATTCAAACATAAAACGTTTGAGTTTTAAGTGCGTGACCACACCGAAACGATCATCGAACAATAGACTTGTTGTCCTGGATGTTGAACACAATCTTGGTGTCAACAGTGGCGAATACAGGAAACCGAAACGCTCAAAATTAGACAGAAATGCGTTGATGTCTGGGGAATGCATCAGCAAATCAGAGAATTCATGAAAGCTACCGGGTAAATAGCGGAGTCCAATTGTAGAAGCCATGTCCTCATTTTCATGTTTAATATTGCTGAGCAGGCAGGCGAATTGGCGGGGTGTGACTTTAAAGTTTTGCTTCGCTATATCCTCTTGAAACAATCCCGTCCGCCGTAATATGAAATGCGCAGCCACAGTCCCCTGATGGAGCTGATGCAGCGCTAATTCCAATGGCGTTGAGACATGGCTGATGGCGGGAATGCTACGATCATCTGCTGTCAACCAGTCAAAAGGGATCGGAATCCCTTGCTTGTCATTCAATTTCATTGGACTTGCCAAAACAGATTGCCAACCATCATAAGCGCGCTATGAAGAAGCATTCTCGGAGCCAAACTGCGGCACCTCAAGAGATTGAACGACTAGTGCTTTTCGGGCCTCCTGCAGAAGCGCATCAAGGTCAAAGCCACTGATATCAGAACAACTGAACGCAATCGTCCTCCCCCCAAGAGTCCCTTCGATTCTGTCACTCCCTCCGAGATCAACAGGAAAGGCGGAAATGGCGTGACTGAGTTTTTCAACTCGGTGTTTCGCCTGCTCGCCTTGCAGACCTTCAAGAAAAATTGCAAAACACCCATCCTGATAATGACAAGCCAAATCCTGCTTCCGGATGCCCAATAGCAATAACTCACTGACAGAACTCAACAAGTGATCGACCATACCTGGGCTGTATTCCCGGACGATATTGCTAAACGGATCCACTTGTATAAAAGCTATAGAGGATTGCTGCCACTGTTCAGGATAACGCTTCATATAAGACGACAACTGATCATAAAAGCCGGAATAATCACTTAAACCAAGGGCGCTCCGGCTGCGCTTATCACTGCGGAATGCCAGCTCTCGTTTCGCCATAAACCGGTTAATCTGGCTTTGTTCTTCTCGCCAAAAGTACACTGCGGCGGTAAAGATCATGAGCCCTACGGGAAAAGACTCCAACCAGCTGTCCCATAAAACGCCATCCGGCAGTTCAATGAATTCATCGAGTAGATCCTGCTGCGTGGAGATCATGATTCCAATCAACCCCAGTGCAAACAAATTTGTAACTCGCCCTGCACTTCGAATGGATAGTATCAACAGGAACCAGCTGAAAACTAAAATTTGGGCCAAACCTTCTCCCAGGATATCCGCCCAGTCCCAGTCCTCCCGGGGCTTGAATTCCCCCCCCAGATAATTCGCCAGTCCCTGCACCCCCAACAGCAAGATGCAGCAACAAATCCAATAACAGTGTTTGAGGAGATGTGCAATGTTGCCCATCATCGAATACTTGATACGGTGAATAATGTCCATGGTGTGGTGGTATCCGAGTGAACCGGCAATTCCCCTCTAACGTTCATTAAATTGTCATAAAAT contains these protein-coding regions:
- a CDS encoding AraC family transcriptional regulator, yielding MKLNDKQGIPIPFDWLTADDRSIPAISHVSTPLELALHQLHQGTVAAHFILRRTGLFQEDIAKQNFKVTPRQFACLLSNIKHENEDMASTIGLRYLPGSFHEFSDLLMHSPDINAFLSNFERFGFLYSPLLTPRLCSTSRTTSLLFDDRFGVVTHLKLKRFMFELMASAIVSCINWLQPKPLNWTLEVCHPRNIRQPCMFDHWGVDVHYESPQYRLSIQTGDLARQMARASNTVYQVVSQKCAEYEEQTISLSLLDIVRGRLRANLRDMPKLSDMANALEMSDATFKRKLKLHHTHYQRLVDEVRCSETLLLQKEGLLSDEQIAEKLNFYDVSNFRRSLKRWRALP
- a CDS encoding GGDEF domain-containing protein, which codes for MDIIHRIKYSMMGNIAHLLKHCYWICCCILLLGVQGLANYLGGEFKPREDWDWADILGEGLAQILVFSWFLLILSIRSAGRVTNLFALGLIGIMISTQQDLLDEFIELPDGVLWDSWLESFPVGLMIFTAAVYFWREEQSQINRFMAKRELAFRSDKRSRSALGLSDYSGFYDQLSSYMKRYPEQWQQSSIAFIQVDPFSNIVREYSPGMVDHLLSSVSELLLLGIRKQDLACHYQDGCFAIFLEGLQGEQAKHRVEKLSHAISAFPVDLGGSDRIEGTLGGRTIAFSCSDISGFDLDALLQEARKALVVQSLEVPQFGSENASS